One segment of Marvinbryantia formatexigens DSM 14469 DNA contains the following:
- a CDS encoding ABC transporter substrate-binding protein, translating into MRKKQVMAMALSAAMAAGVLGGTGIMAAAEDTVTLTFPVWDLASTPYIQDVVDGFEAENPNIKINIVDIAAADYVTKLTTMLNGGSECDIVYIKEADGTPSYADKGQLEDLTSYIEADGIDTSKFVGYDDFNLDGKQVALPFKTDYYVLYYNKDIFDAAGVDYPSNDMTWTEWEEMCKSLTSGEGNDKIYGGYLHTWQACVQNWAVQDGANTILGPDYSFMKPYYEMALRMQEEGTIMDYATLKTGNIAYASPFQQGTVATLPMGTWFSSTMIAKVNAGETDVNWAIATLPHPDGVEAGSTVGSTTPMAINANSSHKEEAWQFIKYACTTANEILVKNGQMPAYQDDGTLEALAALEGMPEGAAEALKTVSVVADRPVNVYSAEVNQMLGEEHSLIMIGEADIDTVLAEMATRSQEIQGE; encoded by the coding sequence ATGAGAAAGAAACAGGTAATGGCAATGGCACTGTCTGCTGCAATGGCAGCCGGCGTACTTGGCGGAACAGGAATCATGGCGGCAGCGGAAGATACGGTTACGCTTACCTTCCCGGTATGGGACCTTGCAAGCACCCCGTATATCCAGGATGTTGTGGATGGATTTGAGGCGGAAAATCCGAACATCAAAATCAATATCGTGGACATTGCGGCGGCAGATTATGTGACAAAGCTTACCACCATGCTGAACGGCGGTTCTGAGTGCGATATCGTATACATCAAGGAGGCGGACGGCACACCTTCCTATGCGGACAAGGGACAGCTTGAGGATCTGACCTCCTACATCGAGGCGGACGGAATCGATACCTCCAAATTTGTGGGATACGACGATTTCAATCTGGACGGCAAGCAGGTAGCGCTCCCGTTCAAGACAGACTACTATGTGCTGTACTACAATAAGGACATCTTTGACGCAGCGGGCGTTGACTATCCGAGCAACGACATGACCTGGACAGAGTGGGAGGAAATGTGCAAATCGCTGACGAGCGGCGAAGGAAACGACAAGATTTACGGCGGATACCTTCATACATGGCAGGCATGTGTGCAGAACTGGGCAGTGCAGGACGGTGCGAACACCATTCTCGGACCGGACTACAGCTTCATGAAACCGTATTATGAGATGGCTCTGAGAATGCAGGAAGAGGGAACCATCATGGATTATGCAACGCTGAAGACCGGCAACATCGCCTATGCTTCTCCGTTCCAGCAGGGCACCGTAGCGACGCTGCCGATGGGAACCTGGTTCTCCTCCACGATGATTGCGAAAGTAAACGCAGGCGAGACAGATGTAAACTGGGCAATCGCAACCCTTCCGCATCCGGATGGCGTAGAAGCAGGCAGCACCGTTGGTTCCACAACACCGATGGCTATCAATGCAAACTCTTCTCATAAAGAAGAAGCATGGCAGTTTATCAAATATGCGTGCACAACAGCAAACGAGATTCTGGTAAAGAACGGACAGATGCCGGCTTACCAGGATGACGGTACACTGGAAGCTCTGGCGGCTCTGGAAGGTATGCCGGAGGGTGCGGCAGAAGCGCTGAAGACCGTCAGCGTGGTTGCAGACAGACCGGTAAATGTTTACTCCGCAGAAGTAAACCAGATGCTGGGTGAAGAGCATTCCCTGATTATGATTGGTGAAGCGGATATCGACACGGTGCTTGCGGAAATGGCAACACGTTCCCAGGAAATCCAGGGAGAGTAA
- a CDS encoding response regulator transcription factor — MYKVMLVDDETLILSGIKFLIDWEKNGCVIAATAGNGQDALEKIRRLQPDIVLADINMPVMDGITLMKKVGEEFPHIVFIILTNLEEFELARQALHYRAVGYLVKSQLEAPALEKELEHAKEEREKRNQLMVVNAADYFEKKQQEDVLNKALQETIFFRRGTPGEKYAEFLKDAGVFYRYACFYIPFDFAAMSSGQPPEKEEKAKTMEWIRELAKKTAEKIFRQNYIFLDTGGVNSLVLFVYARGDSWEQEAEFFGRKLTSTVKNITRAECRVFCTGLYENEDGLKQCAGEYQTLMERYYLGEDEENGIATEHGGEHAGGKISAGEHDGSGRLYAGEHGGSGRLYAGRTGENVMSVGKHADNGAGGYESLGLQGIGPQLYHEIMRKNTKGIQALLDSARTRVQNTKHQKSQAIWLLNELNREATEALNGLGMMENSSYSRVSSAAEIENINTRRQVLQWLDMLRNTLLDIVGNGENPGNQIARGARQYVLENIESHVGLQEAADHLGVSAGYLSTIFKREYGQSFIDFINSTKIEYACRLLEEKELMVTEIACRLGYENAYYFSKVFRKYTGMSPTSYQKHMTEAE, encoded by the coding sequence ATGTATAAGGTCATGCTCGTGGACGACGAGACGCTGATATTATCCGGGATAAAGTTTCTGATAGACTGGGAGAAAAACGGTTGCGTGATTGCGGCGACTGCGGGAAACGGGCAGGATGCGCTGGAAAAAATCCGCAGACTGCAGCCGGATATTGTGCTGGCGGATATCAATATGCCGGTTATGGACGGAATCACGCTGATGAAGAAGGTGGGCGAGGAGTTTCCGCATATTGTTTTTATTATTCTGACAAATCTGGAGGAATTTGAGCTGGCGCGGCAGGCGCTCCATTACCGGGCGGTGGGCTATCTGGTGAAGAGCCAGCTTGAGGCGCCCGCTCTGGAGAAGGAACTGGAGCACGCGAAGGAGGAGCGGGAAAAAAGAAATCAGCTGATGGTGGTGAATGCGGCGGATTATTTTGAGAAAAAGCAGCAGGAGGACGTCCTCAATAAGGCGCTGCAGGAGACCATTTTCTTCCGCCGGGGCACGCCGGGTGAGAAATATGCGGAATTTCTGAAGGACGCGGGGGTGTTTTACCGGTACGCCTGTTTTTACATTCCGTTTGACTTTGCGGCGATGAGCAGCGGACAGCCGCCGGAAAAGGAAGAGAAGGCAAAGACGATGGAGTGGATACGGGAACTGGCGAAAAAGACGGCGGAAAAAATTTTCCGGCAGAATTATATTTTTCTGGATACCGGCGGGGTGAACAGCCTTGTCCTGTTCGTTTATGCAAGGGGAGACTCCTGGGAGCAGGAGGCGGAGTTTTTCGGGCGGAAGCTGACCAGCACCGTGAAGAATATTACCAGGGCGGAGTGCCGGGTATTCTGTACGGGGCTCTATGAGAATGAGGATGGACTGAAGCAGTGCGCCGGGGAATATCAGACCCTGATGGAACGGTACTATCTGGGAGAGGATGAAGAAAATGGCATTGCCACTGAGCACGGCGGTGAGCACGCAGGCGGAAAGATATCTGCCGGTGAGCACGACGGGAGTGGAAGGCTGTATGCCGGTGAGCACGGCGGGAGCGGAAGGTTGTATGCCGGGCGGACTGGAGAGAACGTGATGTCTGTGGGAAAGCACGCCGACAACGGCGCGGGCGGATATGAATCTCTGGGACTGCAGGGGATCGGACCGCAGCTTTATCATGAGATTATGCGGAAAAATACGAAGGGGATACAGGCGCTGCTTGACAGCGCCAGGACGCGCGTGCAGAATACGAAGCACCAGAAGAGCCAGGCGATCTGGCTTTTAAATGAGCTGAACCGGGAGGCGACCGAGGCGCTGAACGGGCTGGGCATGATGGAAAATTCCTCCTACAGCCGGGTGAGCAGCGCCGCGGAAATTGAAAATATCAATACGCGCAGGCAGGTCCTGCAGTGGCTGGACATGTTGAGAAACACGCTTCTGGATATCGTGGGAAACGGTGAGAATCCCGGAAACCAGATTGCCAGGGGAGCGCGGCAATATGTGTTGGAAAATATCGAGTCCCATGTGGGACTGCAGGAGGCGGCAGATCATCTGGGCGTTTCCGCCGGGTACCTCTCCACCATCTTTAAGCGGGAGTACGGGCAGAGCTTTATCGATTTCATAAACAGCACGAAAATCGAATATGCCTGCCGCCTTCTGGAGGAAAAAGAGCTGATGGTGACGGAAATCGCCTGCCGTCTCGGATATGAAAATGCCTATTACTTTTCGAAGGTATTCCGGAAATACACCGGCATGTCCCCGACCAGCTATCAGAAGCACATGACAGAGGCGGAGTAG
- a CDS encoding sensor histidine kinase, giving the protein MNKRRLIFRKARDGRVSEATVAEKKKKAAQRKPRFQHKVLVSILVPVVVFCIVTNLTIGALFGHELMMKKVDTERGYLSVIYSYLEDAKNNLDTLALYAEGSLAVRGALKNSSLESVRAKRYALDAQEKLATALSASPVERYVDNMFLINRAGVKIVVTSGTGVVLTDQILESPLFEKAEKGRNAVAEITESVVDKGERKLSYLYPLDMEQNSFLYIEVSDRMITDLLAPYADAAEIVIQSTDAGDAWYSSPEMEEHIKDRSITSRYYEEKTEFTPFALSVAVLIDAGIYSMENRYVFWVLLTTVILVICMGLAVSRLISRRITQPLGRLSSHINYLAETKLLTVDETIEKGEDEVAEIGREFNHLVRRINHLIEQQREMYEQKQKLSMDALQAQINPHFLYNTLDSVRWMAVIQNADNIANTVMSLENLLRNMAKGSGDKVTLREELSLVQDYVNLQQVRYMEVFDYICEVPEEYRDYLIVKMTMQPIIENAIVHGIEPTGTYGVIRVYARAEGGALYISIEDNGMGMDETEIREILKAKKNKNSMSGIGVTNVDERLKLIYGPDYGLIFEGEEGKFTRVTIHIPMETGKEESDV; this is encoded by the coding sequence ATGAATAAAAGACGTCTGATTTTCCGGAAAGCGAGGGACGGCAGGGTGAGTGAGGCAACTGTTGCAGAAAAGAAAAAGAAAGCGGCGCAAAGAAAGCCGCGGTTTCAGCATAAAGTGCTGGTGAGTATTCTGGTACCGGTGGTGGTTTTCTGCATCGTGACCAATCTGACCATCGGCGCGCTGTTCGGGCATGAGCTTATGATGAAGAAAGTCGATACCGAACGGGGATACCTGTCCGTGATTTACTCGTATCTGGAGGATGCGAAGAACAATCTGGACACGCTGGCGCTGTATGCGGAGGGAAGTTTGGCGGTGCGCGGCGCTCTGAAGAACAGCAGTCTGGAGAGTGTTCGGGCAAAGAGATATGCGCTGGACGCGCAGGAAAAGCTGGCTACCGCGCTGAGCGCAAGTCCGGTGGAGCGTTATGTGGACAATATGTTCCTGATTAACAGAGCCGGCGTTAAGATTGTGGTTACGTCGGGCACGGGTGTGGTTCTGACGGACCAGATTCTGGAAAGCCCGCTGTTTGAAAAGGCGGAAAAGGGAAGAAATGCGGTTGCAGAGATTACGGAGTCGGTAGTGGATAAGGGAGAGCGAAAGCTTTCTTACCTGTACCCGCTCGATATGGAGCAGAACAGCTTTCTTTATATAGAAGTAAGCGACCGCATGATTACGGATTTGCTGGCGCCCTATGCTGATGCGGCGGAGATTGTGATTCAGAGCACGGACGCCGGCGATGCGTGGTATTCGTCGCCGGAAATGGAAGAGCACATAAAGGATAGAAGCATAACGTCGCGGTATTATGAAGAGAAAACAGAGTTTACGCCCTTCGCCCTGTCCGTCGCGGTGCTGATTGACGCGGGAATCTATTCAATGGAGAACCGATACGTATTCTGGGTGCTGCTGACAACGGTGATCCTGGTCATCTGCATGGGACTGGCGGTATCCAGGCTGATTTCCAGAAGGATTACCCAGCCGCTCGGCAGACTGAGCAGCCATATCAATTATCTGGCGGAGACGAAGCTGCTCACTGTGGACGAGACGATTGAAAAGGGTGAGGACGAGGTGGCGGAAATCGGACGGGAGTTTAATCATCTGGTGCGGCGCATCAATCACCTGATCGAGCAGCAGCGGGAAATGTACGAGCAGAAGCAGAAGCTGAGCATGGACGCCCTGCAGGCGCAGATTAATCCGCATTTCCTTTATAATACGCTGGATTCTGTGCGGTGGATGGCAGTGATACAGAACGCGGATAATATTGCCAATACGGTGATGAGCCTGGAAAATCTGCTGCGGAATATGGCGAAGGGAAGCGGCGATAAGGTTACGCTGCGGGAGGAGCTGTCGCTGGTGCAGGATTATGTAAACCTGCAGCAGGTGCGGTATATGGAAGTTTTTGATTATATCTGTGAGGTTCCGGAGGAGTATCGGGATTATCTGATCGTGAAGATGACTATGCAGCCGATTATCGAGAACGCGATTGTCCACGGTATTGAGCCGACCGGAACCTACGGCGTGATACGGGTGTATGCGCGCGCTGAGGGCGGAGCGCTTTACATTTCCATAGAGGATAACGGGATGGGCATGGACGAAACGGAAATCCGCGAAATCCTGAAAGCGAAGAAGAACAAAAATTCCATGAGCGGGATCGGCGTGACAAATGTGGACGAGCGTCTGAAGCTGATTTACGGTCCGGATTATGGTCTGATTTTTGAGGGAGAAGAAGGGAAATTTACCAGAGTTACCATACATATACCAATGGAAACGGGAAAGGAAGAGAGCGATGTATAA
- a CDS encoding glutamine synthetase III, producing the protein MSEYVSAAELFGENVFNDKVMQEKLPKKVYKELHKTIDDGKELDPMIAEVVAGAMKEWAIEKGATHYTHWFQPLTGFTAEKHDAFITAPSKDGSVQMEFSGKELIKGEPDASSFPSGGLRATFEARGYTAWDCTSPAFVRQDEGGAILCIPTAFCSYTGEALDQKTPLLRSMEAIQTQTLRLLRLMGNTTSKKVKPSVGVEQEYFIVDREKYLKRKDLIFTGRTLFGAMPPKGQELDDHYFGVIRPRIASFMRDVNEELWKLGVSAKTQHNEVAPAQHELAPIYAECNVAADHNQIIMETLKRVAEAHGLQCLLHEKPFAGVNGSGKHNNWSLTTDDGINLLDPGKTPHENIQFLLILTCILRAVDRHADLLRESAADVGNDHRLGANEAPPAIISVFLGEQLEDVLAQLISTGEATHSIKGGTLHTGVKTLPDFAKDATDRNRTSPFAFTGNKFEFRMVGSRDSVAECNVVINTIVAEAFSDACDVLEAADDVQMAVHDLIKQYASEHHRIVFNGNGYSQEWVEEAERRGLPNIKSMVEAIPALVTDKAIALFGKFGVFTEAELRSRVEIQYEGYAKALNIEARAMIDIASKHIIPAVLRFNRNLSDTVNTMKEAGVEVHVPLEMLRQSSRLLAAAKTSLTKLEEVTDKAAKMQPGQEQATYYYEVVSKAMEELRVPVDQLEMIVDKEEWPMPSYGDLLFEV; encoded by the coding sequence ATGAGCGAATATGTAAGTGCTGCCGAGCTGTTCGGCGAAAATGTGTTTAACGACAAGGTGATGCAGGAGAAGCTGCCAAAGAAGGTTTATAAGGAGCTTCACAAGACGATTGACGATGGAAAAGAGCTGGACCCGATGATAGCCGAGGTGGTGGCGGGAGCCATGAAGGAGTGGGCGATTGAAAAGGGCGCCACGCACTATACGCACTGGTTCCAGCCGCTGACGGGATTTACGGCGGAGAAGCATGACGCGTTTATCACGGCGCCGTCGAAGGATGGTTCCGTGCAGATGGAGTTTTCCGGGAAAGAGCTGATAAAGGGCGAGCCGGACGCGTCCTCCTTTCCCTCCGGCGGTCTGCGGGCTACCTTTGAGGCACGCGGCTATACCGCCTGGGACTGCACTTCCCCGGCATTCGTGCGCCAGGATGAGGGGGGAGCAATCCTCTGCATTCCGACGGCGTTCTGCTCCTACACAGGTGAGGCGCTCGACCAGAAGACGCCGCTGCTGCGTTCTATGGAGGCTATCCAGACGCAGACGCTTCGCCTGCTCCGTCTGATGGGCAACACCACGTCAAAGAAGGTAAAGCCGTCGGTCGGCGTAGAGCAGGAATATTTTATAGTAGACCGCGAGAAATATTTAAAGCGCAAGGATTTGATCTTTACCGGACGCACGCTGTTCGGCGCGATGCCGCCGAAGGGGCAGGAACTGGACGATCATTATTTTGGCGTTATCCGTCCGCGAATCGCATCGTTTATGCGTGATGTGAATGAGGAACTCTGGAAGCTCGGTGTTTCCGCAAAGACGCAGCACAATGAAGTTGCCCCAGCGCAGCACGAGCTTGCGCCGATTTATGCGGAGTGCAACGTGGCGGCGGACCATAACCAGATTATCATGGAGACGTTAAAGCGCGTGGCGGAGGCGCACGGGCTGCAGTGCCTGCTCCACGAAAAACCGTTCGCGGGCGTAAACGGTTCCGGCAAGCACAATAACTGGTCGCTGACGACGGACGACGGCATCAATCTGCTTGACCCTGGCAAGACGCCGCATGAGAATATCCAGTTTCTGCTGATTCTCACCTGCATTCTGCGCGCGGTGGACCGTCATGCGGATCTTCTGCGCGAGTCTGCGGCGGATGTGGGAAACGACCATCGTCTCGGTGCGAACGAAGCGCCGCCTGCAATCATTTCTGTATTTCTGGGCGAGCAGCTTGAGGATGTGCTGGCGCAGCTTATCAGCACGGGCGAGGCAACGCACAGCATTAAGGGCGGTACCCTGCACACCGGCGTAAAGACGCTGCCGGATTTTGCGAAGGATGCCACGGACCGCAACCGTACGTCTCCGTTTGCGTTCACCGGAAATAAATTTGAGTTCCGTATGGTCGGTTCCAGAGATTCCGTTGCGGAGTGCAACGTGGTGATCAACACCATTGTCGCGGAGGCGTTTTCTGACGCCTGCGATGTGCTGGAGGCAGCGGATGATGTGCAGATGGCGGTTCATGACTTAATCAAGCAGTATGCGAGCGAGCATCATCGGATCGTGTTTAATGGCAACGGTTACTCCCAGGAGTGGGTGGAGGAGGCCGAGCGGCGCGGACTGCCGAACATCAAGTCGATGGTGGAGGCGATCCCGGCGCTCGTAACCGATAAAGCAATCGCACTGTTTGGAAAATTCGGCGTGTTCACGGAGGCGGAGCTGCGCTCCCGCGTGGAAATACAATATGAGGGCTATGCGAAGGCGCTGAATATTGAGGCGCGCGCCATGATCGACATTGCAAGCAAGCACATTATCCCGGCGGTGCTGCGCTTTAACCGCAATCTCTCTGATACGGTAAATACCATGAAAGAAGCGGGCGTTGAGGTTCATGTGCCGCTGGAAATGCTGCGTCAGTCGAGCCGTCTGCTTGCTGCAGCAAAGACCTCTCTGACAAAGTTGGAGGAAGTGACCGACAAGGCGGCAAAAATGCAGCCGGGCCAGGAACAGGCAACTTATTATTATGAGGTGGTTTCCAAAGCGATGGAAGAGCTGCGCGTGCCGGTAGATCAGCTTGAAATGATTGTTGATAAGGAAGAATGGCCGATGCCGTCCTACGGTGATCTGCTGTTTGAGGTATAG
- a CDS encoding AAA family ATPase has protein sequence MPRTIGIGKQDFEKIRVNNNFYVDKTRFIKEWWERDDDVTLITRARRFGKTLTMSMLEKFFSRKCARRGELFQGLFIWNEEKYRKLQGTYPVINLSFANVKEKTYQTTVQRIGQLLADLYNENRFLLEGDLLSEEEKAYYRSISMNMPEVTATMAVHRMSSFLARYYGKNVIILLDEYDTPMQEAFVDGYWNELAAYTRSLFNATFKTNPYLERAIMTGITRVSRESVFSDLNNLKVVTTTSEEYADCFGFTKEETAESLKEYGLSAQMEQVERWYDGFTFGRVRNIYNPWSIVNYLDRREFGLYWTNTSSNSLIAKQIQEGNRELKIDFERLMRGESLEVRMDEQIVYDRLLEDETALWSLLLASGYLKLEDYRIEGEGTDNWTPVYTLALTNLEVKLMFRTMIHNWFGTVSSDYNDFIRGLLQKDTDAMNEYMNRIAVSVFSFFDTGKNPSKKTEPERFYHGFVLGLMVDLADSYEINSNRESGFGRYDVVLFPKRAGLDAILMEFKVRNPKKEKSLEETAQEALAQIKEKRYAEELVKRGIAPECIRSLGFAFEGKRVLIEEQPYSFLHFPHE, from the coding sequence ATGCCGAGAACGATTGGAATAGGAAAGCAGGATTTTGAAAAAATCCGGGTAAATAATAACTTTTATGTGGATAAAACCCGCTTTATAAAAGAGTGGTGGGAGCGGGACGATGACGTGACGCTCATTACCAGAGCGCGCCGCTTTGGAAAAACACTGACCATGAGCATGCTGGAAAAATTTTTTTCACGGAAATGTGCGCGCAGAGGGGAGCTTTTTCAGGGGCTGTTTATCTGGAATGAAGAGAAGTACCGGAAGCTGCAGGGAACATATCCGGTGATTAATCTGTCGTTTGCCAACGTGAAAGAAAAAACGTATCAGACGACCGTGCAGAGAATCGGACAGCTTCTGGCGGATTTATATAATGAAAACCGCTTTTTACTGGAGGGGGATTTGCTGTCTGAAGAGGAGAAGGCGTACTACCGGAGTATTTCCATGAATATGCCGGAGGTGACGGCTACTATGGCGGTGCACAGAATGTCCTCTTTCCTGGCGCGGTATTATGGGAAAAACGTGATTATTCTGCTGGATGAATATGACACGCCCATGCAGGAAGCCTTTGTGGACGGATACTGGAACGAGCTTGCGGCTTATACAAGAAGTCTGTTTAATGCCACGTTTAAGACAAATCCATATCTGGAGCGCGCAATTATGACCGGCATCACCCGTGTCAGCAGGGAATCCGTGTTTTCGGATCTGAATAATCTGAAGGTGGTGACAACGACCTCGGAAGAATACGCGGACTGTTTTGGATTTACGAAGGAAGAAACGGCTGAGAGCCTGAAGGAGTACGGATTGTCGGCGCAGATGGAGCAGGTGGAGCGGTGGTACGATGGATTTACCTTTGGAAGGGTACGCAATATATACAATCCCTGGTCGATTGTAAATTATCTGGACAGGCGGGAGTTCGGTCTGTACTGGACAAATACCAGCAGCAACAGTCTGATTGCGAAGCAGATTCAGGAGGGAAACCGGGAGCTGAAAATAGATTTTGAGAGACTAATGCGTGGGGAAAGTCTGGAGGTGCGGATGGATGAACAGATTGTATACGACCGTCTTTTAGAGGATGAGACTGCGCTCTGGAGTCTTTTGCTTGCCAGCGGCTATCTGAAACTGGAGGATTACCGGATTGAGGGGGAAGGAACGGATAACTGGACGCCGGTTTATACGCTTGCGCTTACAAATCTGGAAGTGAAGCTGATGTTCCGGACGATGATCCACAACTGGTTTGGAACCGTTTCGTCGGATTACAACGATTTTATCAGAGGTCTTCTGCAAAAGGACACGGATGCCATGAATGAATATATGAACCGCATTGCGGTATCGGTGTTCAGCTTTTTTGATACCGGAAAGAATCCCTCCAAGAAGACGGAGCCGGAGCGCTTTTATCATGGTTTTGTGCTGGGGCTGATGGTGGATCTGGCGGATTCCTATGAAATCAATTCCAACCGGGAAAGCGGCTTTGGCAGATATGATGTGGTGCTGTTTCCGAAGAGAGCAGGGCTGGATGCAATTCTGATGGAGTTTAAGGTGCGCAATCCGAAAAAAGAAAAATCCCTGGAAGAGACGGCTCAGGAGGCGCTTGCCCAGATTAAAGAAAAGCGGTATGCAGAAGAACTGGTGAAAAGAGGAATCGCCCCCGAATGTATCCGCAGCCTGGGATTTGCATTTGAGGGGAAAAGGGTGCTGATAGAGGAGCAGCCTTATTCTTTCTTGCATTTTCCCCATGAATGA
- a CDS encoding alpha/beta hydrolase family protein has product MRWIYTGSVVILLLCMVLFSGCTAGSETPEESAAPQMMQPSQSEKTDTTASDTEDITYEYITGELYTRRDDNQIYGVIYIPQGAAEQMPAVIFSHGFGGNYQVGEQYAEALAAKGYVVYCFDFCGGSPESRSDGSTLEMSIFTEQADLEAVMAMIQSLDYVDRDNLFLMGTSQGGAVSAITAAAHKDEIRGAVLLYPAFCLVDMMKERFESVEDIPDTFFSMWMTIGRPYAEHLLDYDIYEAAAGYDKDVLLIHGDADSIVPLSYSEKALEIYDSARLEILPGAGHGFYGEDARQTIEWTLEYLNEHKN; this is encoded by the coding sequence GTGCGTTGGATATATACCGGAAGTGTTGTTATTCTGCTGCTCTGTATGGTCTTGTTTAGCGGATGTACTGCTGGGAGTGAAACACCAGAGGAATCTGCTGCACCGCAGATGATGCAGCCTTCGCAGTCAGAGAAAACGGATACGACTGCATCTGATACAGAAGATATTACTTATGAGTATATAACCGGGGAACTCTATACCAGGAGGGATGACAATCAAATTTACGGCGTTATTTATATCCCACAGGGAGCTGCTGAACAGATGCCTGCGGTTATCTTCTCACATGGATTTGGCGGAAACTATCAGGTCGGAGAGCAATATGCAGAAGCTCTGGCCGCGAAAGGCTATGTTGTTTATTGCTTTGATTTCTGTGGCGGCAGTCCTGAAAGCCGGAGCGATGGCTCCACATTGGAAATGTCTATTTTTACGGAACAGGCTGATCTGGAGGCTGTGATGGCTATGATTCAAAGCCTGGACTATGTGGACCGCGATAATCTTTTTTTGATGGGAACCAGTCAGGGCGGTGCTGTATCAGCAATTACAGCTGCAGCTCATAAGGATGAAATCAGAGGAGCGGTTCTTTTATATCCTGCTTTTTGTCTGGTTGATATGATGAAGGAGCGGTTTGAGAGTGTAGAAGATATTCCGGATACCTTTTTTTCAATGTGGATGACAATAGGGCGCCCTTATGCGGAACACTTGCTGGATTATGATATCTATGAAGCAGCCGCAGGCTATGATAAAGACGTTTTACTGATTCATGGAGATGCAGACAGCATCGTTCCTCTTTCTTATTCAGAAAAGGCGTTGGAGATATATGATTCTGCCCGCCTGGAAATTTTACCGGGAGCAGGACATGGGTTTTATGGTGAGGATGCGAGACAAACGATAGAATGGACGCTGGAATATCTGAATGAACATAAAAACTGA
- a CDS encoding RibD family protein, which yields MDRPYIICHILSALDGKIAGAFAGTKAAQAASEEYARIRSAYRAEAWLYGTTTTKEFTQYKKPVLEPDCQDVPDGDYIADTNLRFYYISLDTAGEIGWESGIFQKPGRPGAHVIEILTEETPAAYRAYLRKKGVSYIIAGDTSLDCKAATEKLKRLFMINTILICGGGTVNWTFIQQGVVDELSLILAPAADGDPSTPTVFEKSELLAVTAPVEFQLKNAEQLRDSGVWLTYLVK from the coding sequence ATGGACAGACCATATATTATATGTCATATCTTAAGTGCACTGGACGGTAAAATTGCCGGAGCTTTCGCAGGAACAAAAGCGGCACAGGCGGCGAGTGAAGAATATGCCCGTATCCGTTCTGCATACCGGGCGGAGGCATGGCTGTACGGCACAACAACGACCAAAGAGTTTACGCAGTACAAGAAGCCTGTTTTGGAGCCGGACTGCCAGGATGTGCCGGATGGCGACTATATTGCGGATACCAATCTCAGATTTTATTATATTTCACTGGATACGGCAGGAGAAATCGGCTGGGAATCCGGAATCTTTCAGAAGCCTGGCAGACCCGGTGCCCATGTGATTGAAATTTTGACAGAAGAAACACCGGCGGCATATCGCGCTTATCTTCGGAAAAAGGGCGTTTCCTATATCATTGCGGGTGATACTTCCCTGGACTGCAAAGCTGCCACGGAGAAGTTGAAACGGCTGTTTATGATCAATACAATTCTGATCTGTGGCGGAGGAACCGTCAACTGGACATTTATACAGCAGGGTGTTGTGGATGAACTCAGTCTGATTCTGGCTCCGGCCGCAGACGGCGATCCTTCTACTCCTACCGTTTTTGAGAAATCTGAATTGCTTGCCGTGACTGCGCCGGTAGAATTTCAACTGAAAAATGCAGAGCAATTAAGGGACAGTGGTGTCTGGCTGACGTATCTCGTTAAGTAA